A single window of Dermacentor albipictus isolate Rhodes 1998 colony chromosome 1, USDA_Dalb.pri_finalv2, whole genome shotgun sequence DNA harbors:
- the LOC135901093 gene encoding uncharacterized protein — MTEAVSASPDGMTKGHFIAALALCSATASAENNVVKKNGTKIEGRSFLLSAISGIGSCPPCPCGYGSIGVSGVGPAIGSGAVLGSGAGHEHGKKAAGLSGTAVHTSGTGISGAVLHNHGLGSGLNVGHGTPVVVSGASVTPEIRHVAPGAVRDQGLVTGGGAGLLGIPIVSTPGIGAGVGASEAAAATGHSGSRSASGFVNKAGGHKAGQGRFAYNVGDSDSSSHGHRSLYGDSKNFGGSASEGSSRAQGQGSHGSAFNKQAAGSEASNHISGTNTKVSG, encoded by the coding sequence GTCATTTCATCGCTGCTCTGGCGCTCTGCTCAGCCACCGCCTCGGCTGAGAACAACGTGGTCAAGAAGAATGGCACAAAGATTGAAGGGCGCAGCTTTCTCCTCAGCGCCATCAGCGGCATTGGCAGCTGCCCGCCTTGTCCATGTGGTTACGGCAGCATTGGTGTCAGCGGAGTAGGCCCAGCGATAGGCAGTGGGGCCGTTCTGGGCTCCGGTGCAGGTCACGAGCATGGCAAGAAAGCTGCTGGTCTGTCAGGCACAGCTGTTCACACTTCTGGCACTGGTATTTCTGGTGCAGTTTTGCATAACCATGGGCTCGGATCCGGTTTGAACGTTGGACACGGAACGCCGGTCGTGGTGTCTGGTGCAAGTGTTACTCCCGAGATACGTCACGTTGCTCCTGGCGCCGTCAGGGATCAAGGTCTAGTGACTGGTGGAGGCGCCGGCTTGTTGGGTATTCCCATTGTTAGCACTCCGGGCATCGGAGCTGGCGTCGGGGCTAGTGAAGCCGCAGCAGCTACCGGTCACTCTGGTTCCCGAAGTGCCTCTGGATTCGTCAACAAGGCCGGAGGTCATAAAGCAGGCCAAGGAAGATTCGCCTACAATGTCGGTGACTCAGACAGCAGTTCGCACGGCCACAGAAGTTTGTATGGTGACTCCAAGAACTTCGGGGGGAGTGCAAGCGAGGGCTCTAGCCGCGCTCAGGGACAAGGAAGCCACGGAAGTGCGTTTAACAAGCAGGCAGCGGGATCCGAAGCGTCCAACCACATCTCTGGGACCAACACTAAAGTTTCCGGCTGA